TTGATAGAGGTTTGTACCTGGCGATGCAGTTCATCGACCAGATCGGCGCGTGCCAAGGGCGCCAGCGTGGTTGCCGGATCGAACGGATCACCCGGCTTAAGCGCTTCTACGGCTTGTTTAAAACGCGCGACAAATTCATCGGCGATAGCGGGCACGACGATAAACCGCTTGGCGGCAATGCAACTCTGGCCAGCGTTTAAAAACCGCGATTGGACGGCGACTTTCACCGCTTGTTCCAGATCGGCATCGTCAAGCACGATAAAGGCATCGGAACCGCCCAGCTCCAACACCGATTTTTTCAAATGCGCGCCTGCTGTGGCGGCGACTTTGCGCCCGGCGGGTTCACTGCCAGTAATCGTCACGGCATGCACGCGCGGATCGGCAATCACCGATTCCACTTGCGCGGAGGAGATCATCAAGGTGCGAAACACACCGGGGGGCAATCCCGCTTCGCGCCACACATCTTCAATCGCCAGCGCGCATTGCGGCACGTTGGAGGCATGCTTGAGCAGACCGCAATTACCCGCCACCAATGCGGGAGCGGCGAAACGGAATACCTGCCACAGTGGAAAATTCCAGGGCATGATTGCGAGCACCGTGCCGAGCGGTTGATAGGCAACAAAACTCTTGCCGGCATCAGTGGCGATCACTTCATCGGCGATAAAACTCGGGCCATGCTCGGCGTAATAGTCACACCCCGCCGCGCACTTTTCGACCTCGGCTTGGGCCTCGTGAAAAAGCTTGCCCATCTCCAGCGTGATCAGCCGCGCCAGCTCATCGCGACGCCGGCGTAACACCGCTGCCGCCCGCAGCAGGCACTCTACCCGTTGCGCGATGGGAGTCGCCGCCCAGCCGGGCGCTGCCTTTGTCGCTTGGGTGATTGCCGCGTCCACGGCCGGCGTCTCCCAGGCCGAATAACCCCCCAGCATCTCGCCGGTAGCGGGATTTCGTGATTTAAAGGTCATTTCAAACCCTCCAGATAAATTCAGGTAAAGGGAAAAAAGGATCCGTCATCTGCTACAGTCAGAGATCCATAATTTTCTCCCCTCCTTATGATGATAATGAGGGGATGAGAACCTAAATTCCAAGCACCATAAAGATAACCCCAGTATAACGTGCCAACTTGACCCCACTGTGGGATAAAGGGACAATTTGCGGCACTTTTCCGATTCCAGCATAGGATTCGTCTTTCGCATGCGCAGCAAAACGATTTGCCTTCTGGGGGGTACCGGTTTTGTCGGCCACCACCTCAGCGCCGCCCTGACCCAGGCCGGATATTCGGTATTGGTCCCGACCCGTCACCGCGAGCGCCATCGATCGCTGTTGGTATTGCCGGGCGTGACCGTGGTCGATGCCAATATTCACGACGAACCGACCCTGACCCGCCTGCTCAAAGACTGTGGCGCAGTGATCAATCTGGTGGCGATTCTCAATGAACACCGGCGCGGCGATTTCGAGCAGGTACACGTCGAGCTGCCGAAAAAAATCCTCCGCGCCTGCCATGCGAATGGCATCTCGCGCCTGATCCACATGAGCGCGCTCAATGCCAACACAACCCAAGGTAGCAGCGCCTACCTGCGCAGCAAGGGCAAGGGCGAAGACCTGGTTCACGCCGCCACTGACATGCAGGTCACCAGTTTCCGGCCGTCAATCATCTTTGGGCAGGACGATCATTTCTTCAATCGCTTTGCGACGCTGCTCCGCACGCTGCCAGTGATGCCGATCGCCTGCCCCGATAGCCGGATGGCGCCGGTGTTCGTCGGCGATGTAGTCACTGCAATTGTAAAATCGTTGAATGACAAAACCACCTTCGGCCAGCGTTATGAACTCTGTGGCCCGGAAGTGTTTACCCTGCAAGATCTGGTGACCTATACCGCCCGCTTGATCAAGAGCAAGCGTCGTCTGCTGCCGTTGGGCGATGGTCTGTCGGCGCTGCAAGGCCGCGTACTGGGAAGGTTGCCCGGCAAGCTGTTCACTTACGACAATTATCTGAGCCTGCAAACACCTGCTGTCTGCGGCCAGCCGTTTCCGCCGCAGTTTGGCATTCAGCCCGCCACCGTCGACAGCATTGTGCCGCTCTACATCGCGGGCCGTGATCTGCGCGGCCGTTATGATTACATGCGCCGTCAGGCGGCGCGTGATGCTGAGTAATTCACCACAATCGTGAAGATATATCAGGTCGGCGGCGCCGTCAGAGATCAACTCCTCGGCTTGCCGGTACAGGATCGCGACTGGGTCGTCGTCGGCGCCACGCCGGAGATGATGCTGACGCAAGGCTATCAGCCCGTCGGCAAGGACTTCCCGGTGTTTCTTCATCCACAAACACACGAGGAATATGCCCTCGCCCGTACCGAGCGCAAGACCGCGCCCGGCTACACCGGCTTTGCCTTTCATGCCGACCCATCAGTCACGCTGGAAGACGATCTGCTACGCCGTGATCTCACTATCAACGCCATGGCGCTGGATGAAAATGGCAACCTGATCGATCCTTACCACGGCCAGCGCGATTTAGCGCAAAAGATTTTGCGTCATGTATCACCGGCTTTTGTCGAAGACCCGGTGCGCATCCTGCGCTTAGCCAGATTTGCCGCCCGCTTTGCACCACTAGGATTCTCCATCGCCGATGAAACCATCACCTTGATGCAAACGATGGTCGCCAACGGCGAGGTCGATGCCCTGGTACCAGAACGGGTGTGGGCCGAATGCCAACGCGCACTGGGCGAGGCGCAACCCTCGGCCTTCATCACCACGCTGCATGAGTGCGGCGCTTTGAAAAAACTGATGCCGGAAATTGACGCCCTGTTCGGCGTACCGCAAACCGCGCATCACCATCCGGAGATCGATACCGGCATCCACACCTTGATGGTCATCGATCAGGCGGCGCGCCTGTGGCGCGACCCGATCATTGTCTGCGCCGCCTTGCTGCACGATCTCGGCAAGGCCACCACGCCCAAGACAGAATTACCGCAACACATCGCCCACGAAACGCGCGGCTTGCCCTTGATTCGCCAGCTCTGCCAACGGCTGCGCGTGCCTAACGATTATCGCGACCTGGCCTTGATCGTCGGCCAATATCATCTGCATAGTCACCGCGCCGCTGAATTGCGCGCCGATACCACCGTCGATTTATTACAAAAGACCGACGCCTTCCGCCGCCCGGAACGGTTTGAACAATTCCTGCGCGCCTGCGAGGCCGACAGTCGTGGTCGTGGCGGCCGCGAAGACACGCCGTATCCCCAAGCCGATTTGTTGCGACGTGCACTCGCCGCCGCACAGGCAGTAGACACCACCGCCATCACCACGCAAGGACTCATCGGCCCCGCCATCGCCGAAGCCATCCGCCAGGCGCGCATCAAGGCTGTGACTGCCATTAAATTCTAAAATCTCTGTGTCCTCGGTAACCGCTCTGAAGTACATGGATGTACAAATGCCGCGAGAGGGCATGGATGCCCGAAGCGGCCATGCGTTGCCCTTCGCATCCATGCGCTCGTCTGTACCTCTGTGGTGAAAAAATTTCTTTCCCCCCGCCCTTCAGAAATCATTTCACCATCCGATGTATGTGCAACTTGATTTCACAGCACAACCATCCAGGGAAAAAAACATTATGCAGTTCAGCAGTGACAGCACGAATCTGATTATCACCGGCGTTCAGGACAACAACAGCAAGTTCCGCCCCAGCGACTGGGCCGAGCGCCTGTCCTCATTGTGGGCCGAATTTGGCCGCGACCAGAAACTACGCTATTCCAGTAAGATATATCCCTGCATGATCGGAGATGATGTCTGCCTGATCGTCGCCAAAAGCCTGGGCCAGCAAGACCCCTCTGGTTATGAGTTTATTCTCAATTTTGCCCGCGAAAACCAGCTCAAGATCCAGGAGGACCGGCGCGAAAACTCATCGCCGACCAGCAATGAGCAGCGGAAAAATGACTGGAATTACAACCACTTCATCCCCAATCATTGACCTGGTCTAAAAATAATTCCCAATTAAAATCAACAGGATATATCCTTACACCCCACCTGCTACAGGCTTGACTTGGGTCAGCCAATCATGACAACCTGAAACTCGCCCCTAAGAAAACCCGGCCTCGGTAGTGGCAGCAGGCCGGCCTTATCCGGGCCTTAAACGTTACGAACGTCGCTATCCTCAATCACAAGCTGGAGGACACTTATGTACGGAGTACGTCACCCTTTAGTTACAGAATTTCCTGATCACACCTCAACGATCAGCCAAATGAAAACCAATGACCCGCAATTTGCGCGCCTGATGTCGGAGTATGACCAAACCGACAAGCGCATTTATGGCCTGGAACGAGCGAGCCTACCAGCTGCAGACAATTACGTGGAGGGATTAAAGAAACGTCGAGTACTTCTGAAGGACCGGATTTATTCGATGCTCACTCAGCAACGCTGACAATTGCTGCCGACAACTATAAACTCACTGCCAACCTCAGCGCGCCTCTGGCGCGCTTTTTTTTGTTTCTACCGACAGGCTCAAGTAATGTTGCGGCCATCTCGATACCAAACCAAAGATCATATCGATTAACGTATGAGCATGACCGATCTCCACCCAACCAAGCTCTCGCCCTGGGCGTTCGTTTTGTCGCTGGCGGCGCATTTCTTTTTGATCGCCCCCCAGCTCCATTTCACCGCCCTGTCTTTTGATGAGCCCAAAATCATCAAGGCAAGCCTGGTGGCACTGCCCAAACTGCAACCCGTCATGCCGTCGACCTCCGCAAAACCAGTGAACCCAGCGAAGCAAAAAAAGGGGGCGCCGCCTCCACCAGTAGCCACTCATCAACCCGCCATGAACACAGCTGGCGCGGAGAATATCTCGCCTGTTGCTGAACCTCCGCCGTCTTCTCCTAGCGCGACATCGATCGCTGCCGGCGAAGCCTCTGGCATCCCCGCAGTGGCCAAGGAAGAGCCCAAGCCAGCCCCCAGCGCCGGGACGACACCAACACCCGCGCAAGAAACAAAACCGATACCACACCCATCATCGGTCAATGTTGAAATTGAATTCGCCTTGTACAAAGGCACAAACGGGTTGAAAGTCGGCAGAGCCACACACACCTGGCAAATCACGAATGATACTTATCTCATTCGCAACGTCATCGAAGCCACGGGCATTTTTGCCATGATCAGATCGGGACAACTGGTGCAAACCAGCCAGGGCAAGGTCACGGGCAGCGGCCTGGAGCCCGACGTCTTTTCCGATCAGCGCGGCCCAATGGCAGACAATATATTTAGCTCCCTGTTTGACCGCCAACATCAGACCCTCACCTATGGCCGGGCGTCGGAAATGACCACTGTCGCGCTACCGCCACAGACTCAGGATCAGCTTTCTTTTATTTATCAATTCGTGCTGCAAGCCCCATTCACCGGGACGGTGCAATTTTCAATGACCAATGGCAGAAAGGTCGATACTTACGCCTATCAGGTCATCGGCGAAGAAACGCTGGAGACTGGACTGGGGAAATTACAAACATTACACCTGAGCAAGGTTCGCCAACCCAATGAAGATGGCGCGGAAGCCTGGCTGGCAAAAGATCACCAATATCTACCGGTGAAGATCAGGCTCACTGACAGAAATGGCGGAGTGGCGGAACAGATAGTCACTGCAATCCGGGCAAAGTAGGCGCTCTGAATTAGGATTCCATCCGCAAATAAACACGAATGAACGCAAAAAATGTCGGCGCAACCCCGCTCCTATATCATCAACGTTTCATCGATAAATTTCCAAGGCGATCATCGTGCCTTGATGATTAACTTTCCTTGCCGCGCAATTTTCGATCCAATGCTTGCAACCGCTCCGGCGTCCCCACATCCCACCACTCGCCGCGATAATGTTCGCCACTGACATCGCCGCGAGCCATCGCCGCCCGCAACAAAGGGGCTAATGGAAAACGTCCAGCCTGGCAACCGGCAAACAATTTTGGATCAAAGACTGCGATACCGCTATAGGTGAGCTTGGCTTCACCGTCGGCCATCACGCGTTGTTGCTGCAACACAAAATCGCCCTTGGGATGCTGCAGTGGATTATCGACCAGCACCAGATGCGCCAATGAACGCGGCGCCTGTAACAAATGCTCAAAAGGAAAATCGGTCCAGACATCACCATTCACGATGATGAACGGTGCATCGCCCAGCAACGGCAAGGCCTTGAAAATACCACCCCCCGTTTCCAGCGCCTCTGTTTCAGCGGAATATTGAATTTTCACACCATAACGCGCGCCATTGCCCAGCGTCTGTTCGATCTGCGCACCCAGGTGCGCAAGATTGATCACCAACTCACGCACCCCGATCGCAGCGAGCCTCAGGATGTGATACTCGATCAAACGCCGACCACCCACTTCCAACAATGGCTTGGGCGTGTGATCGGTCAACGGCCGCATACGCTCGCCACGGCCTGCGGCTAGAATCATTGCTTTCATGATTGAGGAGTGTAAGGGTTACAGCAACTGTTTAAAAGTGAAGGCAAATCAAGTGCACCCTATTTTTGTTCGGATTTCAGATCTCGCTGCAATAATAGCCCCACTGCCTCGCGTGGCGAACGGCCATGATAAAGCACTTGATACACCTGTTCGGTGATCGGCATGTCAATCCCCAGCGTCTGCGCCAAACGCCGTGCCTCCTGCGCTGCCGAGGCGCCTTCGATGACTTGCGCGATACTGCGCCGCGCCGCTGCCAGATCTTCGCCACGCCCCAGCGCCAAACCAAAACGTCGATTGCGCGACTGATCATCGGTGCAAGTCAGCACCAGATCACCCAAACCAGCCAACCCCATTAAGGTCTCGCGCTGGCCACCGAGCGCCACGCCCAGCCGCATCACTTCACTCAATCCACGCGTAATTAACGCGGCACGGGCATTGGCACCGAAACCCAGGCCATCGCTGATCCCGGCAGCAATCGCGAGTACGTTTTTGACCGCGCCGCCGACCTCAACGCCCACCATATCTTGCGAGGTGTAGGCGCGAAAACTATCGCTGCGCAAACGTAACGCCAACTCTGCCGCGAACTCGGCGCTAGGCGAGGCAATTGTCACTGCCGTCGGCAAACCCTTGGCCACTTCCGCCGCGAAGGTCGGCCCCGAAATCACTGCCACCGGATAACGCCCACCCAGCACATCGACCGCGATCTGATGCAACAGCTTGCCACTCTCGGGCTCAAACCCTTTGGTTGCCCAGATCAGGCGCGAGTCCAGTTTTAAAAAGGGGACGATTTGTTCCAAGGTAGAACGGAAGGCATGACTCGGCACTGCCAGTAGAAAATCCCGTACTTGCGCCACGGCCGATAGCTCATGACTGATACGCAGCGCAGATGGCAATTGAATTCCCGGAAGATACCGCTGATTGCAACCACTTGCGGCCAGTTGCGCCAGTTGCGCAGCATCACGCCCCCAGAGCGAGGTCGGCTGTCCGTTGCGCGCCAGCAAAACCGCCAGCGCCGTTCCCCAGGAACCGGCCCCCAATACTAACGTCGGAACCCGCGGCAGCGAATTGCCAGAAGCACCCATCGGCAATTAATGTGCAGCGCCTACGGCCTGTTGCTGTTGTTGCAGATGCTGGGTATAGATGAGATCGAAATTGACCGGCGCCAGCAACATTTGCGGGAAGCCGCCGCGCGTTACAAGATCAGAGACCGCTTCGCGCACATAAGGGAAGAGAATGCCGGGACAAAAACTGCCAAGCAAGTGACCCATTTGCGATTGCTCAAAACCGTCGGCCTGAAAAATACCCGCTTGTTGCACCTCGGCAAGATACGCAGTCTTGTCACCCATTTTGGCGGTCACCGTCACGGTCAGCACCACTTCATGCACGGCCGGACCGACATTTTCAACACGGGTGTTGAGCTGCACATTAACCTCCGGCTCCCATTTTTGCTCGGCGAAGATTGCCGGGGTATTGGGCGCTTCGAAGGAAAGGTCTTTAACGTAAACCTTTTGAATGCCAAACCGGCCCTGGACTTGATTTGCTTCTGACATGATTCTCACCTAACGTTTTTTGGATGTTATCAAGGAACCTCTGATTAACCCTTGCTCACCGGCATATTGGCGCCAGTCCAGGCCATGATCCCGCCATTCAATTTATAAACGGATTTAAATCCTTGCCGCTGCAAGATTGCGCTGGCCTTGGCGGCACGTTGCCCGGTACGGCAATACACGATTAGCGGCTTTTCTTTCAGCGATTCCAGCTCATTGCAACGCGACTCGAGTACGCCCACGGGTATATGACGGGCATTGATAATATGGCCTTCCTTGTACTCACCATCCTCACGCACATCGAGCACCACGGCCTCTTCGCGATTCATCAGCCGCACAGCCTCGTTGGGACTCACTTCCTTGAACCCCAGCAAATGACGCCGCGATTCATTTATCAACAACGCAACAACAGTCATCACCAAAGCTGTCACCAACCACGGGTGATTACCGACAAATTCAAAAAAACGTCCCATGAACCCACTCACTCTGGCGCTATTTCAACCACAAACAGCGCCGAAGCAAGTGCGGCGCTATTCAGTACAAAAGATCTCACGCATCATACTGATCAACTGCAAAGTACGGCGATCGCTGATGCGATAATATACACGATTGGCATCCTTACGGCAGGCCAAAATGTCCTTATCCCGTAAAATAGCCAGATGCTGGGAGATGTTGCTTTGCGAAGTACCGACTTGCTCGACGATGTCCTGCACATTGACTTCTTGATCCCCCACCGTACAGAGAATCTTGAGCCGTAGCGGATGCGACATCGCCTTCAATGAGCGCGCAGCGCGATCAATGTCCTCGTCCCGGTATATCAATCCTCCTTGCCCATCTCCATCATCCATTCTTTTAGGCATGACATGCACTACTCCTTCCGCTTTCATAGATTCCCCTATAGTCTTAAATCCATTAAGACACGCTTCAGCACCAAGTCCTTCTGGCACGCTTTAAAGCTTAACAGTTCTTATTTACCATGAATAGTATGTTTTTGTTTTGACAGGAGATAGTATATAATTTGCCCCCATTTTGTTACCTGTAGTTTGTTACAGGGATCATGTTGATCTGAACATACAACCAAGGGACTGGCATCCAACCCGCCAGCTCGTAACGCAAACAAACGATGCCTAATGCACCGAAACCCTTGACCCTGATTGTCCTTGATGGCTGGGGTTATAGCGAAGACCCAAGCTCCAACGCGATCGCCCACGCCAAAACCCCGGTTTGGGACAAGCTGTGGGCGAGCTATCCGCGTTCGCTGCTCACGTGTTCTGGCGCCGAAGTCGGCCTACCCTCTGACCAGATGGGGAATTCCGAGGTCGGACACCTGAATCTGGGGGCCGGCCGGGTGGTATACCAGGAATTCACTCGCATCAGCCGCGCCATCAAGACTGGCTCGTTTTTCACCAATCACACACTGACCAATGCCGTTGATCAGGCCATCGCCAACGGCAAGGCACTGCACATCCTGGGACTACTCTCTCCGGGCGGCGTCCATAGCCATGAAGAACATATCCAGGCCATGGCCCGCCTCGCGACTCAACGCGGCGCGCGCGAAGTGTATCTTCATGCCTTCCTCGATGGCCGCGATACCGCGCCCAAGAGCGCCGCATCCTCACTCAAGGCCATGGAACAGGTATTTACCGAATGCGGCGCCGGCCGCATCGCGTCGGTGATTGGCCGTTATTACGCCATGGACCGCGACCACCGCTGGCCACGTATTCAGGCCGCCTACGAGCTGATCACAAACGGCAAGGGCGAGTTCACTACCCCTAACGTACTGAGCGCCCTCGAAGCCGCCTACAGCCGTGGCGAAACCGATGAGTTTGTAAAGGCCACGGCCATTATCCCGGCGGGCAAGGCGCCGGTCACCATCAACGATGGCGACGTGGTGATTTTCATGAATTACCGCTCCGACCGCGCGCGCCAGATTGCCCGCGCCTTCGCCGAAGACGATTTCCCGGGTTTTGATCGCGGCACACGCCCGAAACTCGGCGCCTTCGTCAGCCTGACCGAATATCAAAGTGACCTGCCGGTACCCACGGCATTTCCACCGGAGCGGCTCGGCAACAGCTTTGGCGAATACATCGCCCGTTGCGGCCTGCGCCAATTACGCATTGCCGAAACTGAAAAGTACGCGCATGTGACGTTCTTCTTCAATGGCGGTGAAGAAAAGGTATTTCCGGGCGAAGATCGCATCCTCGTCCCCTCGCCCAACGTTGCGACCTATGACCTGCAGCCCGAGATGAGCGCTGTCGAGCTGACCGACAAGCTGGTCGCCGCCATCGAGAGCGGCAAGTACGATGCCATCATCTGCAACTACGCCAATCCCGACATGGTGGGCCATACCGGCAACTTCGATGCCGCCGTGAAGGCCATTGAGACCATCGACCTGTGCCTGGGGCGTGTCATCGCCGCCCTGCAGAAGGTGGGCGGCGAGGCGTTGATCACCGCCGATCATGGCAACGCCGAACGCATGCGCGACACCGAAACCGGCCAAGCCCACACCGCGCACACGCACAATCCGGTACCGTTTATTTACGTTGGCCGCGCTGCAACACCCTGCAACGGCCGTGGCTCGCTTGCCGATGTCGCGCCGACCATGCTTTATTTGATGGGATTGGCCGCGCCCAGCGAAATGAGCGGCCATCCGTTAATGATTTTGCAATAATATTTGCGATAATCGACGGATGCCTATCGCCGTCGCAAGCTCATTTCTTCGTTTTTTTGTCGCCAGCCTGATACTGGCCACCTCATCAGTCAGCCTCGCCGAAAACCTTGAACAAAAAACCGAGGAACTGGAACAACTGCGGCAAAACATCAAAACCATCAAGAAAGAGCTCTCACTCGAGCAAATCCGCCAGAACACATTGCAGCGCGAATTGGCCAAAACCGAAAAAGAGGCCAGCCGCCTGCATCAAGAACTGCGCCGCCTGGACAACGATCTCCGTCAGCAGCAACAAACCAAACATGACCTTGAAAACGAGATCGCCCATCTCGACCAAACGCTGCAATCCCAGCGCCAGCAACTGGCGGTCCAAATCCGCGCCAATTATGGCAACAGCGCTCAATCGCCGATCAAGCTATTGCTCAATCAGGAAGACCCTACCGCCATCGATCGCCTGCTGCACTATCATCATTATGTACAGCAGGCCCAGGCTCACATTATCACCAAGGCCCAATACAACCGCACTCAACTCAGCCAGCTGGAACAAGAGCTACAACACCAGACTGAAAAGCTGGAGGCCATTCAGTCCGCACAAAAACAACGGCACCAGGAACTCACTGCCGCCCAGCAACAACGCAGCAAATTATTAACCCAATCCCAACGCCGCGCGGATCGTCAGGAACAAAAGCTCGAACAACTGGTCGAAGATGCACAGGAGTTGAGTGAATTGATCAAGCGCCTGCAAGCCAAGCGCCGTACTCAGCCGTACATCCCCAAGAGCAAATCCCTGGCCGAACTCAAGGGCAAACTGCTGTGGCCGATCGAAGCCCCGCTACGCCACCGTTTTGGCAGCCCGCGCAACCAAACGTCTCTCACCTGGCAAGGCGTAGTGCTTGACGGCAAGAGCGGCCAGGAGGTGCAGGCTATCGCCCCCGGACGGGTCGCCTTTGCCGAGTGGATCCGTGGCTATGGCCTGCTGCTTATTGTTGATCATGGTGAGGGTTACATGAGCCTCTATGGGCATAACCAAGCCCTGCTCAAGGAAGCCGGTGACGAAGTGAACGCCGGAGAGAGTATCGCCACTGTCGGCAACAGCGGTGGCCAGGAAATCCCCGGCCTGTATTTCGAAATCCGCAAGGATGGCAAACCAGCGGATCCGGCACTTTGGTGCCATTAAGGCCCTTATTTTTTGCTTGTAAGTTGCCGCTATAGCTTAGTATTCTGCAATTCGACTAGAATCCAGCGCATTTCCTTATAATTTTTGGAGCCACGAATGAAATTGCCCATGCGTTCCCTGCTCATCCTCAGTATTGGACTGGTGATGGGGGTATCCCTGACCATCGGCCACGGTGTGCTCGCACAGCGTGACGCCGCCAAAGGCGGGGCGCCGCTGCCTCTCGACGAGATGCGCACCTTTACCGAGGTCTTTGGCAAAATCAAATCCGACTACGTCGAACCGACCGAAGACTCCACGCTGCTGGAAAATGCCATTCGCGGCATGCTCACTGGCCTTGATCCACACTCTTCGTACCTCGATGCCGAGGCCTATCGCGAACTGCAAGTGGGCACCACCGGTGAGTTCGGCGGCCTGGGCATTGAAGTCGGGATGGAAGATGGCTTCGTCAAGGTGATTTCCCCGATCGACGACACCCCGGCGCAACGTGCAGGCGTCAAAGCCGGCGACCTGATCATTCGCATCGACGAAACACCGGTCAAAGGTTTGAGCCTCAACGAGGCCGTGAAATTGATGCGCGGCAAACCCGGCACCGACATCGTGCTCCAGATCATGCGCGAAGGCCTGGAAAAACCGCTCAAGATCACGGTCACCCGCGCCATTATCAAGGTCAACAGCGTCAAGACCGAGTCCCTGGATAAGGGTTTTGGTTATTTGCGCATCACCCAGTTCCAGGCCAACACCGGCGAAGACATGGTGCAAGCGCTGAGCAAACTGAAGAAAGACAATGAAGGCGGCCTCAAGGGTATGATCCTGGACCTGCGTAATAATCCGGGCGGTGTTCTTAACGCAGCAGTCGCGGTCTCCGATGCCTTCCTTGAAGATGGCTTAATTGTCTACACCGAAGGCCGCGTTAACGATTCGCAGATGCAGTTCAAAGCCACTCCAAACGATATTTTGAAGGGCGCGCCGATCATCGTTCTGGTCAACGGTGGCTCGGCGTCGGCGTCGGAAATCGTTGCCGGAGCGCTACAGGATCACAAACGCGCCATCATCATGGGCAGTAAGACCTTCGGCAAAGGCTCGGTGCAAACCATCCTGCCGATGCAAAACGGCGCCGCCCTGAAACTGACCACGGCCCGCTATTTCACGCCATCCGGCCGCTCAATCCAGGCTGAAGGCATCAATCCTGACATCGCACTGGAAAACGTGAAGGTCACCGCCGTCGAGTCCAGCGGCTTTGACCCGATCAAGGAGGCCGACCTGTCACGCCACCTGCGCAACGACAAACAGGAGGAGGAAGCGGCACCGCCGAAGGAATCCAAGAACGGCAAAGACAAGGATGCCAAGGGCAGCAAGAAGGACGGCGACAAGCCGGCCAAGATCAGTCTTGCCGACCGCGACTATCAACTCTACGAGGCGCTGAACCTGCTCAAGGGACTTTATATCTTGCAGCAGCAACACTAAACCAATGACCACAGCGCGCCACAGGCGAGGCCAGTTTTTCAGGATCATCCTGACCGGCCTCGCCGCTGTGGCGCTCACGCCCGTCCACGCCCAATCACTGCAACCAGAGCCGGTACCGCCGCGCATCAGCATTATCATCGACGACCTCGGCGACCAGTTCGAACGTGATTGGCGCGTTGTACGTCTTCCCGGCGCGGTCAGTCTCGCCTTTCTGCCCTATAGCCCCTATAGCCGCGACCTGGCCGAGCGCGCCCATCGCCTGGGCAAAGATGTGCTGCTGCATTTGCCGATGGAATCGATTGAACATCATCCCCTCGGCCCAGGCGCCATCACGCTCGACATGACCGAAAACGAAGTCCTGCGCACCATCAGTGCCGACCTCGCCTCCGTGCCACATGCCATCGGCATCAATAACCACATGGGCAGTTTACTCACCCGCCACCCCGGCCACATGCAATGGCTGATGAGTGAATTAAAACGCCGTGGCAATCTCTTTTTTATCGACAGCCGCACCACCGCCCGTACGGTTGCCTTGCGACTGGCACAAGAAAATCAGGTGCCGGCACTGGGGCGCGATGTCTTTCTCGACGACGATCCCAGCCCCGCCGCGATCAAGCATGAATTTCAGCGCCTG
This Gammaproteobacteria bacterium DNA region includes the following protein-coding sequences:
- a CDS encoding 2,3-bisphosphoglycerate-independent phosphoglycerate mutase, translating into MPNAPKPLTLIVLDGWGYSEDPSSNAIAHAKTPVWDKLWASYPRSLLTCSGAEVGLPSDQMGNSEVGHLNLGAGRVVYQEFTRISRAIKTGSFFTNHTLTNAVDQAIANGKALHILGLLSPGGVHSHEEHIQAMARLATQRGAREVYLHAFLDGRDTAPKSAASSLKAMEQVFTECGAGRIASVIGRYYAMDRDHRWPRIQAAYELITNGKGEFTTPNVLSALEAAYSRGETDEFVKATAIIPAGKAPVTINDGDVVIFMNYRSDRARQIARAFAEDDFPGFDRGTRPKLGAFVSLTEYQSDLPVPTAFPPERLGNSFGEYIARCGLRQLRIAETEKYAHVTFFFNGGEEKVFPGEDRILVPSPNVATYDLQPEMSAVELTDKLVAAIESGKYDAIICNYANPDMVGHTGNFDAAVKAIETIDLCLGRVIAALQKVGGEALITADHGNAERMRDTETGQAHTAHTHNPVPFIYVGRAATPCNGRGSLADVAPTMLYLMGLAAPSEMSGHPLMILQ
- a CDS encoding rhodanese-like domain-containing protein — translated: MGRFFEFVGNHPWLVTALVMTVVALLINESRRHLLGFKEVSPNEAVRLMNREEAVVLDVREDGEYKEGHIINARHIPVGVLESRCNELESLKEKPLIVYCRTGQRAAKASAILQRQGFKSVYKLNGGIMAWTGANMPVSKG
- a CDS encoding nucleotidyltransferase family protein, producing MKAMILAAGRGERMRPLTDHTPKPLLEVGGRRLIEYHILRLAAIGVRELVINLAHLGAQIEQTLGNGARYGVKIQYSAETEALETGGGIFKALPLLGDAPFIIVNGDVWTDFPFEHLLQAPRSLAHLVLVDNPLQHPKGDFVLQQQRVMADGEAKLTYSGIAVFDPKLFAGCQAGRFPLAPLLRAAMARGDVSGEHYRGEWWDVGTPERLQALDRKLRGKES
- the secB gene encoding protein-export chaperone SecB, with amino-acid sequence MSEANQVQGRFGIQKVYVKDLSFEAPNTPAIFAEQKWEPEVNVQLNTRVENVGPAVHEVVLTVTVTAKMGDKTAYLAEVQQAGIFQADGFEQSQMGHLLGSFCPGILFPYVREAVSDLVTRGGFPQMLLAPVNFDLIYTQHLQQQQQAVGAAH
- a CDS encoding NAD(P)-dependent glycerol-3-phosphate dehydrogenase, yielding MGASGNSLPRVPTLVLGAGSWGTALAVLLARNGQPTSLWGRDAAQLAQLAASGCNQRYLPGIQLPSALRISHELSAVAQVRDFLLAVPSHAFRSTLEQIVPFLKLDSRLIWATKGFEPESGKLLHQIAVDVLGGRYPVAVISGPTFAAEVAKGLPTAVTIASPSAEFAAELALRLRSDSFRAYTSQDMVGVEVGGAVKNVLAIAAGISDGLGFGANARAALITRGLSEVMRLGVALGGQRETLMGLAGLGDLVLTCTDDQSRNRRFGLALGRGEDLAAARRSIAQVIEGASAAQEARRLAQTLGIDMPITEQVYQVLYHGRSPREAVGLLLQRDLKSEQK
- a CDS encoding winged helix-turn-helix transcriptional regulator, whose product is MPKRMDDGDGQGGLIYRDEDIDRAARSLKAMSHPLRLKILCTVGDQEVNVQDIVEQVGTSQSNISQHLAILRDKDILACRKDANRVYYRISDRRTLQLISMMREIFCTE